A genomic stretch from Malus domestica chromosome 15, GDT2T_hap1 includes:
- the LOC103409268 gene encoding receptor-like protein 34, which translates to MGVQIHNLSLSSLIILIISAASLQLLAESKTFWADIEALKEFKNSLNPDSVTPGSCVNSWDFTLDPCDNLFSDRFTCGFRCDLLDNSSSASRLTELTLDQAGYSGSLSSLSWNFPYLQTLDLSDNFFSGSIPDSLSNLTRLSRLGLSGNSFSGSIPDSIGLLSNLEELFLDNNRLDGAIPQSLHGLAQLKRLELQGNLLGGEFPELGSLQNLYYLDVSNNAISGGVPINFPPSLLQISMRNNSLEGSIPENIKQLGFLQVLDLSHNQLGGAVPAHLFNHLSLQQLTLSFNQFTSVQSPVSLSPSTHSELIALDLSNNDLRGMLPPFMAAMPKLSALTLENNKFTGMIPTQYAFKVAVPGSGVSAFERLLLSGNYLFGPIPGPLLRLKPGSANVGLGDNCLYRCPRVFFFCQGGDQKSFHECRSFGPMIP; encoded by the coding sequence ATGGGTGTTCAAATACACAATTTGTCTCTGTCCTCCctgattattttgataatttcagCTGCAAGTCTGCAACTTTTAGCAGAATCCAAGACTTTCTGGGCCGACATTGAAGCTCTCAAGGAGTTCAAGAACTCACTCAACCCCGACTCAGTGACTCCCGGCTCGTGCGTCAACTCCTGGGACTTCACCCTCGACCCCTGCGACAACCTCTTCAGCGACCGGTTCACCTGTGGCTTCCGCTGCGACCTGCTCGACAACTCCTCGTCCGCCAGCCGGCTCACCGAGCTCACCCTTGACCAGGCCGGTTACTCCGGCTCGCTCTCCTCCCTATCCTGGAACTTCCCGTATTTACAAACGCTCGACCTCTCCGATAACTTTTTCTCCGGATCGATCCCAGACTCGCTCTCCAACTTAACACGGCTAAGTCGACTCGGTCTCTCCGGCAATTCGTTCTCCGGCTCTATTCCCGACTCAATTGGATTGCTTTCGAACCTCGAGGAGCTTTTCCTCGACAACAACCGCCTCGACGGCGCAATCCCACAGAGCTTGCACGGCCTGGCGCAGTTGAAGCGGCTTGAGCTTCAGGGGAACCTGCTCGGCGGCGAGTTTCCCGAATTGGGTTCTCTCCAGAACCTCTACTACTTGGACGTCAGCAACAACGCCATATCCGGTGGCGTCCCAATAAATTTTCCGCCATCTCTGCTCCAAATCTCCATGCGAAACAACAGCTTAGAAGGAAGCATCCCGGAAAACATCAAACAGTTGGGCTTTTTGCAAGTGCTCGACCTGAGTCACAACCAACTCGGCGGCGCCGTCCCTGCCCACCTCTTCAACCACCTGTCGCTACAGCAGCTCACTCTTTCCTTCAACCAATTCACGTCCGTACAATCCCCAGTTTCTCTTTCTCCGAGCACCCATAGCGAGCTCATTGCCCTAGACCTAAGCAACAACGACCTCAGGGGGATGCTGCCGCCGTTTATGGCGGCGATGCCGAAGCTCTCGGCTTTGACGCTGGAGAACAATAAGTTTACGGGTATGATTCCGACCCAGTACGCATTCAAAGTGGCGGTGCCCGGGTCCGGAGTCTCGGCGTTCGAGAGGCTCCTGCTGAGTGGGAACTACTTGTTCGGACCCATACCGGGTCCGCTGCTGCGGTTAAAACCCGGTTCGGCGAATGTGGGTTTGGGGGATAACTGCCTGTACAGGTGTCCGagagtttttttcttttgtcaaggTGGCGATCAGAAATCGTTTCATGAGTGTAGAAGCTTTGGCCCGATGATCCCATGA
- the LOC103409266 gene encoding uncharacterized protein translates to MEAVASALPWIPEDDLRLKDAMERGASLEALARGAVRFSRKFTIGELRDRWYSLLYDADVSAEASARLVELEGCNSNSASKASRFTRSRGLNRKSNSIRKHYYAMRKINRKQCAVNSVDPDSYQKEFFDRNFLFGPDVDNGKALEENFGVGDHNQPVFLDCDVDNGNATNAFRGGECVSIGNHGVEGGGECVSIGNHGVEGAVGEGCSNGFVEQVSLLPSNGLGENAFCHDNACHDLPTHRDDGIDFGNALDAEDIGPSHASIDEPLWKTIEDVPAPEMPMDVSMGVNGEGAQKTLAGTDDMDVDNIGSSQYEVVHSEEMINDELTRSIMISGGDDADMYLANENELAFMYVNGKESIDKSSSENLNPILLSETKDVHENDVPNFCQAPKLVSDPFQAVTDNVQAAKMDVAAEPSHSDQDDQHVISCSEANMTASTSVPHPLTPEHNHEEMICTLNTEDPEIPCNDDIFPSAATVHAVVQPALKGAHELASSTGKRNYDQQRKEEDPARPFKVPRMVVYDTSTENSPNHALGSFGVKAPFGDSNCVASISKHDKTVIADQSQSRSAHAPAKSITNRVFKEEGLEAPFTIAELAPLFAEPGSTTLPEPEANPSALDREESEEESDDDVDDDDADIPCFSDLEAMILDMDLCPLDQDSYISSEVLEYQNEDSKRNIIRFEQCAQSSMQRTLASKGALAVLYGNHIKKYIKKTEVIIGRSTEDNEVDIDLGKEGLHNKISRRQALIKMEGDGSFYLKNLGKSSIYLNGEEVATGQLVSLSSSNLIEIREMYFIFETNHKSVSQYLGRIGQKSEDKCTKLERSPEGGP, encoded by the exons ATGGAAGCAGTTGCTTCGGCTCTTCCGTGGATCCCGGAAGACGACCTCCGCTTGAAGGACGCCATGGAG AGAGGTGCTTCTCTGGAAGCACTTGCCAGAGGCGCGGTGCGATTTTCGCGCAAATTCACGATCGGAGAGTTGCGGGATCGGTGGTACTCGCTCCTCTATGACGCCGATGTCTCGGCGGAGGCGTCGGCTCGGTTGGTGGAATTGGAAGGTTGCAATTCCAACTCAGCGTCCAAGGCTAGTAGATTCACTCGTTCTAGGGGTTTGAATCGAAAATCCAATAGCATACGAAAGCATTACTATGCTATGAGGAAGATAAATAGGAAACAGTGCGCTGTTAATTCCGTTGATCCCGATTCTTATCAGAAGGAGTTTTTCGATCGTAATTTTCTTTTCGGGCCGGATGTTGATAATGGCAAGGCTTTAGAGGAAAATTTTGGGGTTGGAGATCATAATCAGCCCGTGTTTTTGGACTGTGATGTGGATAACGGCAATGCCACTAATGCATTTCGTGGTGGAGAGTGTGTTTCTATTGGAAATCATGGGGTGGAGGGAGGTGGAGAGTGTGTTTCAATTGGAAATCATGGGGTAGAGGGAGCTGTGGGGGAAGGGTGCTCGAATGGATTTGTTGAACAGGTTTCATTATTGCCAAGTAACGGGTTAGGAGAGAATGCTTTTTGCCACGATAATGCTTGTCATGATCTGCCTACTCACCGAGATGATGGAATTGATTTTGGGAATGCCTTAGATGCGGAAGATATAGGGCCATCTCATGCATCGATAGATGAGCCTCTTTGGAAAACGATTGAGGATGTACCGGCACCTGAAATGCCAATGGATGTCAGCATGGGGGTTAATGGTGAGGGTGCCCAAAAGACATTGGCAGGTACTGATGATATGGATGTGGATAACATTGGTTCATCTCAATATGAAGTTGTCCATTCAGAGGAAATGATAAATGATGAACTGACTAGGTCTATCATGATTTCCGGAGGTGATGATGCAGATATGTACCTTGCGAATGAAAATGAGCTTGCCTTCATGTATGTAAATGGCAAGGAGTCAATAGATAAGTCCTCTTCTGAAAACCTGAATCCGATTCTGTTGAGCGAGACCAAAGATGTTCATGAAAATGATGTACCCAACTTTTGTCAGGCCCCAAAGTTGGTTTCAGATCCATTCCAGGCTGTTACAGACAATGTGCAGGCTGCCAAGATGGATGTTGCTGCTGAACCGTCTCACTCTGACCAAGATGATCAGCATGTTATCTCTTGTTCTGAAGCCAATATGACAGCATCTACGTCAGTGCCACATCCTCTTACTCCTGAACATAATCATGAAGAGATGATTTGCACATTGAATACTGAGGACCCTGAAATCCCATGCAATGATGATATATTCCCATCTGCTGCAACTGTTCATGCTGTGGTGCAACCAGCCTTAAAAGGAGCTCATGAGTTGGCTTCCTCTACTGGAAAAAGGAATTACGATcaacaaaggaaagaagaagaTCCCGCACGACCTTTTAAGGTTCCCCGGATGGTAGTATACGACACAAGTACAGAAAACAGCCCCAATCATGCACTTGGTTCTTTTGGAGTTAAAGCTCCATTTGGTGATAGTAACTGTGTAGCTTCAATCTCCAAACATGATAAAACTGTCATTGCCGACCAAAGCCAAAGCAGATCAGCACATGCACCAGCTAAGTCTATCACCAATCGAGTGTTCAAAGAAGAG GGATTAGAAGCTCCATTTACAATTGCAGAACTTGCACCCTTATTCGCAGAGCCAGGTTCTACGACTCTCCCAGAACCAGAAGCCAACCCATCAGCACTAGATCGTGAAGAATCTGAGGAAGAATctgatgatgatgttgatgatgACGATGCTGACATTCCTTGTTTTTCTGATCTCGAAGCGATG ATACTTGATATGGATTTATGTCCACTGGATCAGGATTCATACATCAGCAGTGAAG TCTTAGAGTATCAAAATGAGGATTCTAAAAGGAACATCATAAGGTTTGAACAATGCGCACAATCCTCTATGCAAAGAACCCTTGCATCTAAAGGTGCACTCGCTGTATTGTATGGTAACCATATAAAGAAGTACATTAAGAAAACTGAG GTAATAATTGGCAGATCAACAGAAGATAACGAAGTTGATATTGACTTGGGAAAGGAAGGGCTACATAACAAAATATCTCGGCGGCAG GCTCTTATAAAGATGGAAGGAGACGGTTCTTTCTATTTGAAGAATCTCGGCAAGAGTTCAATTTATTTGAATGGAGAAGAAGTTGCTACCGGGCAACTTGTTAGTCTTAGTTCAAGTAATTTGATTGAG ATTAGGgaaatgtattttatttttgagacgAATCACAAATCTGTGAGTCAGTATCTGGGAAGAATCGGCCAAAAAAGCGAGGATAAGTGCACCAAGTTGGAACGGTCGCCCGAGGGAGGTCCATAG